In Caproiciproducens sp. NJN-50, the following are encoded in one genomic region:
- the rbfA gene encoding 30S ribosome-binding factor RbfA, whose translation MAGHKLGRVTEDIKRELTAILREMKDPRVRGLISIVRVDVTSDLSYGTVYISAMEGMDRAKEAAAGLKSASGFIRHELGSRLSLRKVPELIFKPTDSIEYSANISRILNDLKEERNDRD comes from the coding sequence ATGGCCGGACATAAACTGGGACGTGTGACGGAGGATATCAAGCGCGAGCTGACGGCGATTCTCCGCGAGATGAAAGACCCGCGGGTCCGGGGGCTGATCAGCATCGTCCGCGTCGACGTGACGAGCGATCTGTCCTACGGAACGGTGTATATCAGCGCGATGGAGGGAATGGACCGTGCGAAAGAGGCCGCGGCAGGCCTGAAATCCGCTTCCGGCTTCATCCGGCACGAGCTGGGAAGCCGCCTGTCCCTGCGGAAGGTCCCTGAACTGATCTTCAAGCCCACGGATTCGATCGAATACAGCGCGAACATTTCCAGGATTCTCAACGATTTGAAGGAGGAGCGGAATGATAGGGATTAA